A region of Methanocorpusculum labreanum Z DNA encodes the following proteins:
- a CDS encoding homocitrate synthase family protein codes for MKPLNVEICDVTLRDGEQTPGVSFTCEEKQDIAQRLSDIGIDIIEAGFPSVSEYEKRSVRSIVEMDLPSDICCLSRCVQSDIDAAIDCGVDLVSLFFATSDLHLRIKYKKTREEMLDLALGMLDYALDHGIKVRFSAEDASRTDTAFLKEMYAKGADRGASYSSYADTVGCMTPLSMYETVRVLSTWLKNPLCVHCHNDMGFASANTFTAAQAGAFQLHTTVNGIGERCGNASLEEVLVALRMQGGVDRYDLSALQTLSRTVETYSGIKIAKTKPVVGEHAFCHESGIHIAALIQDRNTYEYYPPEMVGAEQKFILGKHTGRKGLEYILTTLGYNPVPGEVDVILERIKSISETKQSITHDVLLSVISETRQETELKKTSGSDKARTG; via the coding sequence ATGAAACCATTGAATGTTGAAATATGCGATGTAACGCTCAGGGATGGTGAACAGACGCCTGGGGTGTCTTTTACCTGCGAAGAAAAACAGGATATCGCCCAGCGCCTTTCCGATATCGGCATCGATATCATCGAAGCAGGGTTTCCCAGCGTATCCGAATACGAAAAACGCAGCGTGCGTTCCATCGTCGAGATGGATCTGCCGTCAGATATCTGCTGTTTATCTCGCTGTGTCCAAAGCGATATCGACGCAGCGATAGACTGCGGCGTCGATCTTGTCAGTCTGTTTTTCGCGACATCGGATCTGCATCTCCGTATAAAATACAAGAAGACCCGGGAAGAGATGCTTGATCTCGCTCTTGGCATGCTGGATTATGCTCTTGATCACGGAATTAAGGTTCGATTCTCTGCAGAGGATGCGTCGAGAACAGATACGGCATTTTTGAAAGAGATGTATGCGAAAGGAGCTGACCGGGGAGCCTCCTACAGCAGTTATGCCGATACGGTCGGCTGTATGACGCCTCTTTCGATGTACGAGACCGTACGTGTACTGTCCACCTGGCTGAAAAACCCTCTGTGTGTTCACTGTCACAATGACATGGGTTTTGCGAGTGCCAACACGTTTACCGCAGCCCAGGCCGGGGCATTTCAGCTTCACACGACCGTTAACGGAATCGGCGAGCGTTGCGGGAACGCTTCTCTTGAAGAAGTTCTCGTCGCACTCAGAATGCAGGGGGGCGTCGATCGGTATGATCTCTCTGCTCTTCAGACTCTTTCGAGAACTGTGGAAACCTATTCCGGTATCAAAATCGCAAAGACAAAACCTGTTGTGGGCGAACATGCCTTCTGTCATGAGAGCGGGATCCACATCGCGGCTTTGATTCAGGACAGAAATACCTACGAGTATTATCCGCCTGAGATGGTCGGGGCCGAGCAGAAGTTCATTCTCGGCAAACATACCGGAAGAAAAGGACTCGAGTATATTCTGACGACCCTTGGATACAACCCGGTCCCAGGCGAGGTCGATGTAATTCTTGAGCGGATCAAATCGATCAGCGAGACAAAGCAGAGCATCACTCATGATGTTCTTCTCTCGGTAATTTCCGAGACAAGGCAGGAGACTGAATTGAAAAAGACATCGGGCTCTGATAAAGCCAGGACGGGATGA
- a CDS encoding thiamine pyrophosphate-dependent enzyme — protein sequence MKAEDGFASAVLEAADACYAVPGYPVTDLAEKCDAEYTVNEKIALEYALGMSLSGKRAVVIVKNAGMNTLADPLVSATYQGLKAGVVIIAGDDTEVRGSQTRQDSRIYGEVASVPVLEPAADELCFSVEAAMQSSETYSRVAIIRVTPAVLDAKISDVSLPKRRNGYGILFPDDLTMRGKCEYAENITAVMKSDMIREKIVPETFASRGHYRTVCRNCPYKPLFSFLKNTLSQNNTAAICDTGCSLLSKNPPFSYSLANYGLGSSPAVALTSTKIALMGDYAVLHSGLNALIDIYEKHRSLFCIILKNRKLGMTGGQDCPDILPYLAPFTPTVVSADDPRLAELIEKGINEKTGLGILVVEGECPSGENHETIEC from the coding sequence ATGAAGGCGGAAGATGGATTTGCCTCGGCAGTTTTAGAAGCGGCGGATGCTTGTTACGCAGTTCCCGGCTATCCGGTCACGGATCTTGCAGAAAAATGTGATGCCGAGTACACGGTCAATGAAAAAATTGCTCTCGAGTATGCTCTTGGCATGTCTCTTTCCGGGAAGAGAGCTGTGGTCATCGTCAAAAATGCCGGCATGAATACCCTTGCCGATCCCCTGGTCTCAGCAACCTATCAGGGACTTAAGGCAGGTGTCGTGATTATTGCAGGAGACGATACCGAGGTTCGCGGATCCCAGACCCGGCAGGATTCAAGAATATACGGTGAGGTTGCCTCGGTCCCGGTCCTTGAACCAGCGGCAGATGAACTCTGCTTTTCAGTTGAAGCGGCCATGCAGAGTTCGGAAACCTACTCGAGGGTTGCGATCATCCGGGTCACTCCGGCAGTTTTGGATGCCAAAATATCGGATGTTTCCCTTCCAAAACGAAGAAACGGATACGGGATACTCTTCCCGGATGATCTGACGATGAGAGGGAAATGCGAATACGCAGAGAACATCACTGCCGTTATGAAAAGTGACATGATCCGTGAAAAGATCGTCCCCGAGACGTTCGCGTCCCGGGGTCATTACCGAACGGTCTGCAGAAACTGTCCGTATAAACCGTTGTTTTCTTTCCTGAAAAACACGCTCTCTCAGAATAATACTGCCGCGATCTGCGATACCGGCTGTTCGCTTCTCTCCAAGAATCCGCCGTTTTCCTATTCTCTTGCGAACTACGGACTCGGTTCTTCTCCGGCGGTAGCTTTGACGAGCACGAAGATTGCCCTCATGGGTGATTATGCGGTTTTGCACTCGGGGCTGAATGCCCTCATCGATATTTACGAAAAGCACCGCTCTCTGTTCTGTATTATTTTGAAAAACAGAAAACTGGGCATGACCGGCGGCCAAGACTGCCCGGATATTCTGCCCTATCTGGCCCCGTTTACTCCCACGGTCGTTTCGGCTGATGATCCTCGTCTTGCAGAGCTGATTGAAAAAGGAATCAATGAAAAAACCGGCCTTGGAATTCTGGTCGTTGAAGGGGAATGCCCCTCTGGAGAAAATCATGAAACCATTGAATGTTGA